A region of Butyricicoccus intestinisimiae DNA encodes the following proteins:
- a CDS encoding CarD family transcriptional regulator, with amino-acid sequence MYQVGELVMYGSTGVCRVEDVGHPEGISDKEKLYYTLAPVYDKEVIYTPVDTKAFMRPVMSRTDAEQLIDRIPEIPEELENNRDIRMQSEKYRACLNTHENEDLIRLIKVVHRKNHRSMKAGRHMGSTDQQYMKRAEKLLYGELSVALGIGFDQVQPYIQKRIAGAQA; translated from the coding sequence ATGTATCAAGTCGGAGAACTGGTCATGTATGGAAGTACGGGCGTTTGCCGCGTAGAGGATGTGGGACATCCGGAGGGAATTTCGGATAAAGAAAAGCTGTATTATACGCTGGCGCCGGTATACGACAAAGAGGTTATTTACACACCGGTAGATACCAAGGCATTTATGCGTCCGGTGATGTCGCGGACGGATGCCGAGCAGCTGATTGACCGCATTCCGGAGATTCCGGAGGAGCTGGAAAACAATCGGGACATTCGGATGCAGAGCGAGAAATATCGTGCTTGCCTGAATACGCATGAAAATGAAGATCTGATTCGTCTGATTAAGGTCGTGCATCGCAAGAATCACCGCTCGATGAAAGCGGGGCGGCACATGGGTTCGACGGATCAGCAGTACATGAAACGGGCAGAAAAGCTGCTGTACGGCGAATTGTCCGTTGCACTGGGCATCGGCTTCGATCAGGTGCAGCCGTATATTCAAAAACGCATTGCGGGTGCGCAGGCGTAA
- a CDS encoding Rrf2 family transcriptional regulator, translating into MQFSSRLPIAAHILMCIVRFGEDCKITSDFLAGSVNVNPVIIRKTLGQLKKAGLVRVEAGVGGASLAKPPEEITLLDIFRAVEPKEEPLFHFHENPNPACPVGREVHGILSGYLDAAALAMENQLRAVTVQQLMEDLQRKDTTEKSSFS; encoded by the coding sequence ATGCAGTTTTCTTCCAGACTCCCCATTGCAGCGCACATTTTGATGTGTATTGTGCGGTTTGGGGAGGACTGTAAAATTACATCGGATTTTTTGGCGGGAAGCGTCAATGTCAATCCGGTTATCATCCGCAAGACGCTGGGACAGCTGAAAAAGGCGGGCTTGGTTCGCGTAGAAGCAGGCGTCGGCGGTGCTTCACTGGCCAAGCCGCCGGAGGAGATTACCCTGCTGGATATCTTTCGCGCAGTAGAGCCGAAAGAAGAGCCGTTATTTCATTTTCATGAGAACCCAAACCCCGCCTGTCCGGTCGGACGCGAGGTACATGGTATCCTGAGCGGCTATTTAGACGCCGCTGCGCTGGCAATGGAAAACCAATTGCGTGCGGTCACGGTACAGCAGCTGATGGAGGATCTTCAGCGAAAAGATACGACAGAAAAGAGCAGTTTCTCATGA
- a CDS encoding pyridoxamine 5'-phosphate oxidase family protein: MEKIIAFLQENPVQYLATVGRDGKAKCRPFMFAGEMDGKLWFCTNNQKDVYKDMQENPNIEISVSSPSYAWIRLHGKAVFENNMAAKELCIANPIVKGQYQTADNPIFEVFYLEDPHGVIADFSGNPPYEF; the protein is encoded by the coding sequence ATGGAAAAGATTATTGCGTTTTTACAGGAAAATCCGGTTCAGTATCTGGCAACCGTAGGCCGTGACGGCAAAGCAAAGTGTCGTCCGTTCATGTTTGCCGGTGAGATGGACGGCAAGCTGTGGTTCTGCACCAACAATCAGAAAGACGTATACAAGGATATGCAGGAAAATCCAAACATCGAGATTTCTGTGTCCAGCCCGTCTTATGCATGGATTCGCCTGCACGGCAAGGCTGTCTTTGAGAACAACATGGCGGCAAAGGAACTGTGCATCGCCAATCCGATTGTCAAAGGGCAGTACCAAACCGCAGACAACCCGATTTTCGAGGTATTCTATCTGGAAGATCCGCACGGCGTGATTGCCGACTTCTCCGGCAACCCGCCTTATGAATTCTAA
- a CDS encoding solute:sodium symporter family transporter, producing MIWTLVTFIGFTVLVAVISYLKTKGDDQTTADGYFLAGRGLPGFVIAGSLLLTNLSAEQLVGTNGQTWLVGMSPMAFEIVAAPCCIVLALWAAPRYLKGGITTIPQLIGQRFGRSTKLWFSIAYIILYLVVQIPVILYSGSLVFENIFHVSDIFGLSTFGSVVVLCIVISIVGSIYAIFGGLKAVAVSDTVNGVGLLIGGFMIPFFALHVLGNAAGYDGIAIIDGFKYLAQTYPEKLNSIGKLTAEAPEVPWITVFTGLIFLGLQSWCTHQSFIQRVLAAENLKEAQKGALYCAFLKIIGFMYLALPGVIAYALFELHGNQVSMMDAAYPQLVTEVIPAPLMGFFAAVMFGAILSSFNSVLNSVNTMFTMDIYHEYINPEASEMKLVQVGKNIGIVFAVATTIVGPMVYFFPAGLKTFLDSFVMLIGLPVLSAVFGGFFFKYLPQYAAKFIMIFHIICYGLFLIIAPQYPVVGGSIHYLYAILVLWPIELLIMAFLNHKNKKDHPDMEAWEQEDVHAVDMTPWKYRKVCAVAIIALCIIVYAAFSPLGLGA from the coding sequence ATGATTTGGACATTGGTAACCTTTATTGGCTTTACTGTTCTTGTCGCTGTCATTTCCTACCTCAAGACAAAAGGAGATGACCAGACAACAGCAGACGGATATTTTTTGGCAGGACGCGGACTTCCTGGATTTGTAATTGCGGGATCTTTGCTTCTGACAAACCTTTCGGCTGAACAGCTGGTCGGCACGAACGGACAGACTTGGCTGGTCGGTATGAGCCCGATGGCGTTTGAAATTGTCGCAGCTCCGTGCTGTATTGTTCTTGCGCTGTGGGCGGCCCCGCGATACTTGAAGGGCGGCATCACGACGATTCCGCAGCTGATCGGTCAGCGCTTCGGACGTTCCACCAAGCTGTGGTTCTCCATCGCATACATCATTTTGTACCTTGTTGTACAGATTCCGGTTATTCTGTATTCCGGTTCTCTGGTATTTGAAAACATCTTCCACGTATCCGATATTTTCGGACTGTCTACCTTCGGTTCTGTCGTTGTGCTGTGTATTGTCATCAGCATTGTCGGCTCTATCTATGCGATTTTCGGCGGTCTGAAGGCAGTAGCCGTATCCGATACCGTAAACGGTGTCGGCCTGTTAATCGGCGGCTTTATGATTCCGTTTTTTGCGCTGCACGTGCTGGGCAATGCGGCTGGATACGACGGCATTGCAATCATTGACGGCTTCAAGTATCTGGCGCAGACCTATCCGGAAAAGCTCAATTCGATTGGCAAGTTGACCGCAGAGGCACCAGAGGTTCCGTGGATTACCGTCTTTACCGGCTTGATTTTCCTCGGTCTCCAGTCTTGGTGTACCCATCAGTCGTTCATTCAGCGCGTTCTCGCCGCAGAAAACTTGAAGGAAGCACAGAAGGGTGCTCTGTACTGCGCATTCCTCAAGATTATCGGCTTCATGTATCTGGCACTGCCGGGCGTGATTGCATACGCGCTGTTCGAACTTCACGGAAATCAGGTTTCTATGATGGATGCGGCATATCCGCAGCTGGTAACAGAGGTTATTCCGGCACCGCTCATGGGCTTCTTTGCAGCGGTTATGTTCGGCGCAATTCTCTCCTCGTTTAATTCCGTACTCAACTCGGTAAATACCATGTTCACCATGGACATTTATCATGAGTACATCAATCCGGAAGCTTCTGAGATGAAGCTGGTTCAGGTTGGCAAGAACATTGGTATTGTTTTTGCTGTCGCTACGACAATCGTAGGTCCGATGGTATACTTCTTCCCAGCAGGCCTCAAGACGTTCCTGGATTCGTTTGTCATGCTGATCGGTCTTCCGGTTCTGTCCGCAGTATTCGGCGGCTTCTTCTTCAAGTATCTGCCGCAGTACGCTGCAAAGTTCATCATGATTTTCCACATCATCTGCTATGGTCTGTTCCTGATTATCGCTCCGCAGTATCCAGTAGTCGGCGGCTCCATCCATTATCTGTACGCAATCCTCGTTCTGTGGCCAATTGAACTGCTCATCATGGCATTCCTCAACCACAAGAACAAGAAAGATCATCCGGACATGGAAGCTTGGGAGCAGGAAGATGTTCATGCGGTTGATATGACTCCGTGGAAGTACCGCAAGGTATGCGCGGTTGCTATCATCGCGCTGTGCATCATCGTTTATGCAGCATTCTCTCCGCTCGGTTTGGGAGCGTAA
- a CDS encoding MFS transporter, translating into MKSMESGAVISGDSLTIKEKTAENLGMRAQDDMPTMREKICYGFGDVSCNIVYGLVASLITLFYTDYVGVPAMTVGLVMIISRCLDGVSDFVMGIIVSKTNSKWGKARPWILWMAVPFGVAAVLLMMVPQTTPMLQFWYILVTYNLVTTVLYTAVNLPYGTMSAMMTRSSHGRDLLGIFRMAMSPFGRIIAVTFTLPLVKVFGSDQMAWVKTMSIWAVIAVILLLLCFKNCEERVHIEAAEKSNIGLGKNLKALFTNKYFWAVTVLWMVQSSYNAVFGTTAPYFCKYILGNDELYSVMYTIEMVVIISGVLFSQVLLRRFGKRDLALAGSILVVVAQCILMTNPNSVAMAMGVTVLRAIGTVPLNACVFGMICDVIEYGQWKTHVRQESLIMSGSSVGTKFGQGVAGGIIGMLLTASGYISSTGKAVVQPDSALHMIQNMFIYGPIILWGAAVIVLLFYKLDKHYDTIMADLKEREQRGEL; encoded by the coding sequence ATGAAAAGTATGGAATCTGGCGCAGTGATTTCTGGCGATTCTCTTACCATAAAAGAGAAAACAGCAGAAAATCTTGGTATGCGCGCACAGGATGATATGCCAACTATGCGAGAGAAAATTTGTTACGGATTCGGAGACGTATCTTGTAACATTGTGTATGGATTGGTGGCATCTCTCATCACTCTGTTTTATACCGACTACGTTGGCGTTCCGGCGATGACGGTCGGTCTGGTTATGATTATTTCTCGTTGTCTGGACGGCGTTTCCGACTTCGTCATGGGCATTATTGTCAGCAAGACAAATTCCAAATGGGGCAAGGCGCGTCCATGGATTTTGTGGATGGCAGTTCCGTTTGGCGTTGCCGCAGTTCTGCTTATGATGGTGCCGCAGACAACTCCAATGCTGCAGTTCTGGTACATCCTTGTCACATACAATCTGGTGACAACGGTTCTGTACACTGCTGTAAACCTGCCGTATGGCACGATGTCCGCAATGATGACGCGTTCTTCCCACGGACGTGATTTGCTCGGCATTTTCCGCATGGCAATGTCTCCGTTCGGACGTATCATTGCAGTGACATTCACTCTGCCGCTGGTCAAGGTATTTGGTTCGGATCAGATGGCATGGGTTAAGACCATGAGCATTTGGGCAGTCATCGCAGTCATCCTGCTGCTGCTGTGCTTTAAGAACTGCGAGGAGCGCGTACACATTGAAGCCGCAGAAAAGAGCAACATTGGCCTCGGCAAGAATCTGAAGGCTTTGTTCACCAATAAGTATTTCTGGGCGGTTACCGTTCTGTGGATGGTACAGTCCAGCTACAATGCAGTATTCGGCACAACCGCGCCGTATTTCTGCAAGTATATTTTGGGCAACGATGAGCTGTACAGCGTGATGTATACCATCGAGATGGTCGTTATTATCAGCGGTGTTCTGTTCAGTCAGGTACTGCTGCGCCGCTTCGGTAAGCGCGATTTGGCGCTGGCAGGTTCGATTCTCGTTGTTGTTGCACAGTGCATTCTGATGACCAATCCGAACAGTGTGGCAATGGCGATGGGCGTCACGGTTCTGCGTGCCATCGGTACGGTTCCGCTCAACGCGTGTGTATTCGGCATGATCTGCGATGTCATCGAGTATGGTCAGTGGAAAACACACGTTCGTCAGGAAAGCCTGATTATGAGCGGAAGCAGTGTCGGAACCAAGTTCGGTCAGGGCGTTGCAGGCGGCATCATTGGTATGCTGCTGACAGCGAGCGGATATATTAGCTCGACCGGCAAGGCGGTTGTTCAGCCGGACTCCGCTCTGCACATGATTCAAAATATGTTCATCTATGGCCCGATTATCCTGTGGGGCGCCGCTGTCATCGTACTGCTGTTCTATAAGCTGGACAAGCACTATGATACGATTATGGCAGACCTCAAGGAACGCGAACAGCGCGGTGAACTCTAA
- a CDS encoding sugar phosphate isomerase/epimerase family protein, which yields MKLSICTDVFGKIPLTEMLDKVVAYGLDAVELTAGGWGGCNFIESAEEYINDDAKREAFLKEIKSRGLEISALNCSGNPLIDTPMGHEHSKTMRDTMVLAGKLGVDTVVTMSGLPAGAPGDKTPNWFVSTVSWPDFDGFSYMKEGVKYQWETAAAWWKETCRIAKENGVKRIAIEEFPGALVHNVRTFNKLCEVVGEDSDVLGLNLDPSHLMIQGAEPIAAARALGDKIFYVHGKDARPERYNVDVDGLLENLPVECSKDRTWNYVAVGCGRDLQWWKEFFSVCRMMGYNGYVSLEMEDLTMSVEAGLETSIDALKATISK from the coding sequence ATGAAACTTTCTATTTGTACCGATGTATTTGGCAAGATCCCGCTGACTGAGATGCTGGACAAGGTCGTTGCTTACGGTTTGGACGCTGTTGAGCTGACTGCTGGCGGCTGGGGCGGCTGCAACTTTATCGAGTCAGCAGAGGAGTATATCAACGATGACGCAAAGCGCGAAGCATTCCTGAAGGAAATCAAGAGCCGTGGTCTGGAGATCTCCGCGCTGAACTGCTCCGGCAACCCGCTGATCGACACCCCGATGGGGCATGAGCACTCCAAGACCATGCGTGATACCATGGTTCTGGCTGGCAAGCTGGGTGTTGACACCGTTGTTACCATGTCCGGTCTGCCGGCAGGCGCACCGGGTGATAAGACCCCGAACTGGTTCGTATCTACCGTTTCGTGGCCGGATTTTGACGGCTTCTCTTACATGAAGGAAGGCGTTAAGTATCAGTGGGAGACCGCTGCTGCATGGTGGAAGGAAACCTGCCGCATCGCGAAGGAAAACGGTGTCAAGCGCATTGCCATCGAGGAGTTCCCGGGCGCACTGGTTCACAACGTTCGCACCTTCAATAAGCTGTGTGAAGTAGTCGGCGAAGATTCCGACGTACTGGGTCTGAACCTTGACCCGTCCCACCTGATGATTCAGGGCGCAGAGCCGATTGCAGCTGCTCGCGCACTGGGCGACAAGATTTTCTATGTACACGGCAAGGACGCTCGTCCGGAGCGTTACAATGTTGACGTAGACGGCCTGCTGGAGAATCTGCCGGTAGAGTGCTCTAAGGATCGCACATGGAACTATGTAGCTGTCGGCTGCGGCCGTGACCTGCAGTGGTGGAAGGAATTCTTCTCGGTTTGCCGCATGATGGGTTATAACGGTTATGTATCTCTGGAGATGGAAGACCTGACCATGTCTGTGGAGGCTGGTCTGGAAACCTCCATTGATGCACTCAAGGCTACCATCAGCAAGTAA